Proteins from a genomic interval of Medicago truncatula cultivar Jemalong A17 chromosome 3, MtrunA17r5.0-ANR, whole genome shotgun sequence:
- the LOC112420165 gene encoding putative disease resistance protein At5g05400 has protein sequence MAENVISIVAKLAECLAECLVKPVIREGKYFLCVNKVIRDLENEREDLISERDNLLCRVKQAKERTEIIEKPVEKWLDEVKSLLEEVEALKQRMRTNTRCFQRDFPTWRRYRLSKQMVKKAQAMERLKGKSNIQPFSHLAPLPGIQYQYSSENFTCFQSTKVAYNQLLELLRDDCIHMIGVYGMGGCGKTTLATEVGKKAEESNMFDKVILITVSQTPNVRKIQGKMAALLNLKLSEEDEDERAQRLWLSLKEKKTNSCHSRRFVEKV, from the coding sequence ATGGCAGAAAACGTTATCTCCATTGTTGCTAAACTTGCTGAATGTTTGGCTGAATGTTTAGTTAAACCTGTAATACGCGAAGGAAAATACTTTCTCTGTGTTAATAAAGTCATCAGAGATCTCGAAAATGAGAGGGAGGATCTGATTTCTGAACGAGATAACTTGTTGTGTCGAGTTAAACAAGCCAAAGAAAGAACTGAAATTATTGAGAAGCCCGTGGAAAAGTGGCTAGATGAAGTGAAGAGTCTGTTAGAAGAGGTGGAAGCATTGAAACAAAGGATGAGAACAAACACCAGGTGCTTTCAAAGAGATTTTCCAACATGGAGAAGATATCGTTTGAGCAAGCAAATGGTAAAGAAGGCACAGGCAATGGAAAGATTAAAAGGAAAAAGCAATATTCAACCATTTTCTCACTTAGCTCCTCTTCCAGGCATTCAATACCAGTACTCCTCCGAAAATTTTACATGCTTCCAATCTACAAAGGTGGCATACAATCAGCTGTTGGAGTTACTACGTGACGATTGCATCCATATGATAGGAGTGTATGGAATGGGTGGATGTGGGAAAACAACTCTTGCAACTGAAGTTGGTAAGAAGGCTGAGGAATCAAATATGTTCGATAAGGTTATCTTAATCACAGTGTCTCAAACTCCAAACGTTAGAAAAATTCAAGGAAAAATGGCAGCTTTGTTAAACTTGAAACTcagtgaagaagatgaagacgaAAGAGCACAACGTTTGTGGTTGagtctgaaagaaaaaaaaacgaattCTTGTCATAGTAGACGATTTGTGGAAAAAGTTTAA
- the LOC11443539 gene encoding probable disease resistance protein At4g27220 produces the protein MNCQKIINLGLLSENESWTLFQKHADITDEFSKSLGGVPHELCNKCKGLPLAIVTVASSLKGKHKSEWDVALYKLRNSAEFDDHDEGVRDALSCLELSYTYLQNKEAELLFLMCSMFPEDYNISIEDLIIYAIGLGVGGRHPLKISRILIQVAIDKLVESCLLMPAEDMECVKMHDLVREVALWIAKRSEDRKILVNVDKPLNTLAGDDSIQNYFAVSSWWENENPIIGPLQAAKVQMLLLHINTSISQSSFVLSNLTFEGIDGLKVFSLTNDSYHDVLFFSLPPSVQFLTNVRTLRLNGLKLDDISFVAKLTMLEVLLLRRCKFNELPYEMGNLTRLKLLDLSGSDIFEKTYNGALRRCSQLEVFYFTGASADELVAEMVVDVAALSNLQCFSIHDFQLPRYFIKWTRSLCLHNFNICKLKESKGNILQKAESVAFQCLHGGCKNIIPDMVEVVGGMNDLTSLWLETCEEIECIFDITSNAKIDDLIPKFVELELIDMDNLTGLCQGPPLQVLCFFQKLEKLVIQRCIKIHITFPRECNLQNLKILILFSCKSGEVLFPTSVAQSLQKLEELRIRECRELKLIIAASGREHDGCNTREDIVPDQMNSHFLMPSLRRVMISDCPLLNTQSRIPSQFIGICPEYCLAKWPSHSLKALVVNDCPKLALSWIFVMIRSDHSQNENLPLKLDLELYDLPQLNSISWLGPTTPRQTQSLQCLKHLQVLRCENLKSLFSMEESRSLPELMSIEIGDCQELQHIVLANEELALLPNAEVYFPKLTDVVVGGCNKLKSLFPVSMRKMLPKLSSLEIRNSDQIEEVFKHDGGDRTIDEMEVILPNLTEIRLYCLPNFFDICQGYKLQAVKLGRLEIDECPKVSQSLNAIQVALEDGSS, from the exons ATGAactgtcaaaaaattattaatctgGGGCTCTTATCTGAAAACGAATCTTGGACTTTGTTCCAAAAGCATGCAGATATTACTGATGAATTCTCTAAATCATTGGGTGGTGTGCCACATGAACTCTGCAATAAATGTAAAGGACTGCCTCTAGCAATTGTAACTGTGGCGTCTTCCTTAAAAGGGAAACACAAAAGTGAGTGGGATGTTGCACTATATAAGTTGAGGAATTCAGCGGAATTCGATGATCACGATGAAGGAGTGAGAGATGCTTTAAGTTGTCTTGAACTAAGCTATACATATTTACAAAACAAGGAAGCAGAGTTGCTCTTTTTGATGTGTTCTATGTTTCCAGAAGATTACAACATATCAATAGAAGATTTAATCATATATGCAATTGGACTGGGTGTGGGAGGAAGACATCCACTGAAGATATCAAGGATTTTGATTCAAGTTGCCATAGACAAACTTGTAGAATCTTGTTTGCTGATGCCTGCTGAAGACATGGAATGTGTGAAGATGCATGACTTGGTTCGCGAAGTGGCCTTATGGATAGCAAAGAGGTCAGAGGATCGCAAAATTTTGGTAAATGTTGACAAACCTCTCAACACCTTGGCAGGGGACGATAGtatacaaaattattttgcGGTATCATCATGGTGGGAAAATGAAAATCCAATTATTGGTCCATTGCAAGCTGCAAAAGTTCAAATGTTGTTGCTACACATAAATACCAGTATATCACAAAGTTCCTTTGTATTATCAAATTTAACATTTGAAGGAATTGATGGACTCAAGGTTTTTTCTTTAACCAATGATTCCTATCATGATGTACTATTCTTCTCATTGCCTCCATCAGTCCAATTTTTAACAAATGTTCGAACTCTGCGCTTGAATGGGTTGAAGTTAGATGACATTTCTTTTGTAGCAAAGTTAACAATGCTTGAGGTTCTTCTCTTGCGACGTTGTAAGTTCAATGAACTTCCTTATGAAATGGGAAATCTCACAAGGCTGAAGCTACTAGATTTATCAGGAAgtgatatatttgaaaaaaccTACAATGGAGCATTAAGGAGATGTTCACAACTAGAAGTGTTTTACTTCACAGGAGCATCTGCTGATGAGTTGGTTGCTGAGATGGTTGTGGATGTTGCTGCTCTATCAAACTTGCAGTGTTTTTCAATACATGATTTTCAGCTTCCacgttattttattaaatggacAAGATCTCTATGCTtacataattttaatatttgcaAATTAAAAGAATCCAAAGGGAATATCCTACAAAAAGCTGAAAGTGTTGCTTTTCAATGCCTCCATGGAGGATGTAAAAATATCATCCCAGACATGGTTGAAGTTGTGGGAGGTATGAATGATTTAACTTCTCTATGGCTTGAAACTTGCGAAGAGATAGAATGCATCTTCGATATAACCTCTAATGCCAAGATAGATGATTTGATTCCGAAGTTTGTCGAGTTAGAACTCATTGACATGGATAACTTGACAGGATTGTGTCAAGGTCCACCACTACAAGTGCTATGCTTCTTTCAGAAACTAGAAAAACTTGTAATTCAGCGGTGCATTAAGATTCACATCACATTTCCACGGGAATGTAACTTGCAGAATCTCAAGATCCTCATCTTATTCTCATGCAAGTCTGGTGAAGTACTCTTCCCGACATCTGTTGCTCAAAGTCTGCAAAAATTAGAAGAGCTGCGCATACGTGAATGTCGTGAATTGAAGCTTATAATTGCGGCCAGTGGAAGAGAGCATGATGGTTGTAACACAAGAGAGGATATAGTTCCAGATCAAATGAATTCTCATTTTCTCATGCCTAGTCTAAGGAGAGTTATGATTAGTGATTGTCCGTTGTTAAA TACTCAATCTCGAATTCCTTCACAATTTATTGGGATATGTCCCGAATACTGTCTTGCAAAGTGGCCATCTCACTCTTTAAAGGCTCTTGTTGTGAACGATTGTCCCAAATTGGCTTTGTCATGGATCTTTGTGATGATACGCTCTGATCATAGTCAAAATGAA AACTTGCCCCTAAAACTGGACTTGGAATTATATGATTTGCCTCAGTTGAACTCCATATCATGGTTGGGTCCTACAACTCCAAGACAGACTCAGAGTCTCCAATGTCTCAAGCATTTACAAGTTTTACGTTGTGAAAATCTGAAATCTCTATTCTCCATGGAGGAATCTAGAAGTCTACCAGAGTTGATGTCCATTGAAATTGGCGACTGCCAAGAATTGCAACACATCGTTTTAGCAAATGAAGAACTTGCGCTGCTGCCCAATGCCGAAGTGTATTTTCCAAAGCTAACAGATGTAGTAGTCGGAGGCTGCAACAAGTTGAAAAGCCTTTTCCCTGTTTCTATGAGGAAAATGCTTCCAAAATTAAGCAGTCTTGAAATAAGAAACTCAGATCAAATTGAAGAGGTTTTTAAACATGATGGTGGAGACAGAACTATTGATGAAATGGAAGTTATTCTTCCAAACTTGACAGAGATAAGACTATATTGTTTGCCGAATTTTTTTGATATCTGCCAGGGTTATAAGTTACAGGCTGTGAAACTTGGACGACTCGAAATTGATGAATGCCCCAAAGTTTCTCAAAGTTTGAATGCAATTCAG GTGGCATTAGAAGATGGCAGTTCTTAA